GCCTGCAGCTTCTTCTCGCCGCCGAAGATGATGTCCTGGTCCTGCATGTCCGTGGAAAAGCAGTACGGCATGAAGTTCTCGTCGCCCTCGCCCGACGCGTCGGTCTGGTTACGGCGGGTCAGCCAGGAGTAGAAACCGCAGCCGATGGGGCCGTGGGTGATGTTGACGATGTCGCGGGTGGGCCCCAGGATGACGCCCTTGCAGCCTGCGTAGGTGCAGCCGCGCATGGTGATTATGCCTGGAATGGTGCGCACGTTGGCGGATATTTCAGGGGTCTCGTTGCCCAGGGCCTCGTTGACGAGGATCTGGGAGGCGCGCTTTCTGGCCACCTTGGGCGGATACTTGGCGAGCATGTCCGCTTTTACGTCGGTGGGCGTCCAGTTGACGAGCTTCTTGGCAGATGATGGCATGATGTTCTCCTTCGTGTGTCCTGGTTTCAATGGATGAAACCGGCTCTATTCAATGGACTTGGCGCCCTTTTCTCCGGTCCTGACCCGCACCGCGTCGATCATGGGCAAAACGAAAATCTTGCCGTCGCCGGGCTGGCCGGTCCTGTTGGTATCGGTGATGACCTTGACCACTTCGGACACCAGATCGTCGGTGACCACGACGGTCAGCATGCGTTTGGGGTAAAGCTTGCCCTTCTCACCCAGCACGGCCACCGCTTCCTCGATTCCCTTCCTGGCCCCTTCAAGAGGCTTCACGTCCACCAGGCCCTTGCCGCGACCAAATGCTTCGTGGGCGAAGAAAGCGACCACGCCCGCGTCCTGCAAAGCTTTCTTGGTCTTGTTCATCATGTTCATGCGGATGACCGCGATCACTTCTTTCATGACTATGCTCCTGCGGGGGCGCTGTCACAGATACCGGAGCTGATGGTGTACACGTCGCCCACCTCGCTCACGAAAATCTTGCCGTCGCCGAATGCGCCCTTGGCCCCGCTGCGCGCAGCCTTCATGATCACGCTGATGACAAAGTCCTTGTCCTCGGCCTTGACCACGCTCATGAGCATGGTCTTGGGGATCTCGTCGTAGGTCACTTCGCCGATCTTGATGCCGCGCTGCTTGCCGCGACCGGCCACGGAATATTTGGTCACCGCCGGAAAACCTGCATCCATGAGGGCTGCGAGGACATCATCGGACTTTTCGGGGCGTACGATTGCTCTGACCATGATCATATGTTTTCTCTCCTTTGTTTTTTTCTATAACTGTCTTTATTCTTTAACTTTCGCACCAAGGTCGTTCAAAAATTCGTTGTGGCAAGGCGCGAGTCGAATTTGAGGGGTGAAGTGTAGCCGACTACATGAGCCCCTCAAATTCGGGGAGCAACGCAGTCCAGAACGGATTTTTGGACGACCGCCTACACGGCTTCGAGAAGGCCGAAGTCCATCAGCAACTGCTCCAGCTCCTCGATTTCAAGCGGCTTCGGCACGACGAACATCTTGTTCTGGTCGATGGCCTTGGCCAGGTTGCGGTAGTGATCGGCCTGGGGCGCATCGGGTTTCCATTCGATCACGGTCATGCGGTTGATCTCTGCACGCTGCACGTCGTTGTCGCGGGGTACGAAGTAGATCATCTGGGTGCCGATCTTCCTGGCCAGTTCCTCGATCATCTCGCGCTCGTTATCGACGTTTCTGGAGTTGCAGATCAGCCCGCCAAGACGCACTCCGCCGGATTCGGCGTACTTCATGATGCCCTTGCAGATGTTGTTGGCCGCATACATGGCCATCATCTCGCCGGAACAGACAATGTAGATTTCTTCGGCCTTTCCGTCGCGGATGGGCATGGCGAACCCGCCGCACACAACGTCGCCCAGAACGTCGTAGAAGGCGTAGTCCAGCTGTTCGGATTCGTGATAGGCGCCGAGCGACTCGAGCATGTTGATGGAGGTGATGATGCCGCGTCCTGCGCAACCTACGCCCGGCTCGGGCCCACCGGATTCGACACACCAGGTGCCGCTGAAACCGGCCTTGCGGATGTCGGCCAATTCCACGTCCTCGCCTTCGTCGCGCAGGGTATCCAGCACCGACTTCTGAGCAAGGCCGCCGAGGAGAAGACGGGTGGAGTCGGCCTTGGGATCACAGCCGACAACCATGATCTTCTTGCCCATTTCAGCCAGACCCGCGACCGTGTTCTGCGTTGTGGTGGACTTGCCGATGCCGCCTTTGCCGTAAATTGCGATCTTCCTCATGATGATGCTCCTTTATGTGAGAGTTTTTGGTGTAGTTGTGTGCCCTACCTGAACCTCCCTAGGGCAACGCGCGTGCCAAAAAGCGCAATAACTCATAAATATC
This is a stretch of genomic DNA from Deltaproteobacteria bacterium HGW-Deltaproteobacteria-18. It encodes these proteins:
- a CDS encoding P-II family nitrogen regulator, translating into MKEVIAVIRMNMMNKTKKALQDAGVVAFFAHEAFGRGKGLVDVKPLEGARKGIEEAVAVLGEKGKLYPKRMLTVVVTDDLVSEVVKVITDTNRTGQPGDGKIFVLPMIDAVRVRTGEKGAKSIE
- a CDS encoding P-II family nitrogen regulator, yielding MIMVRAIVRPEKSDDVLAALMDAGFPAVTKYSVAGRGKQRGIKIGEVTYDEIPKTMLMSVVKAEDKDFVISVIMKAARSGAKGAFGDGKIFVSEVGDVYTISSGICDSAPAGA
- the nifH gene encoding nitrogenase iron protein; the protein is MRKIAIYGKGGIGKSTTTQNTVAGLAEMGKKIMVVGCDPKADSTRLLLGGLAQKSVLDTLRDEGEDVELADIRKAGFSGTWCVESGGPEPGVGCAGRGIITSINMLESLGAYHESEQLDYAFYDVLGDVVCGGFAMPIRDGKAEEIYIVCSGEMMAMYAANNICKGIMKYAESGGVRLGGLICNSRNVDNEREMIEELARKIGTQMIYFVPRDNDVQRAEINRMTVIEWKPDAPQADHYRNLAKAIDQNKMFVVPKPLEIEELEQLLMDFGLLEAV